In Candidatus Zixiibacteriota bacterium, a single genomic region encodes these proteins:
- a CDS encoding aldo/keto reductase, with product MTRELRRLGDSNITTPPLILGGNVFGWTADETTSFAILDRFIAAGFCVIDTANVYSTWVSGHQGGESETIIGNWMKSRGNRDQVVIATKVGHEMDPDRKGLKADNILREVEASLQRLQTEYIDLYQSHTDDLATPVAETLEAYHRLLDAGKVRAIGASNFTADRLQESLQTARQAGLPLYQSLQPEYNLCERQKFETTLEPLCLREHLGVIPYFGLARGFLTGKYRSAADLDRSPRGKGVARYLDQRGLRILTALDQVASELQSKLASVALAWLMARPSVTAPISSATSIEQLEDLIAAADLKLTTDQLARLTAASAYTAS from the coding sequence ATGACAAGGGAATTGCGGCGGTTGGGCGATTCCAACATCACCACGCCGCCCCTGATCCTCGGGGGGAATGTCTTCGGCTGGACAGCCGATGAGACGACTTCCTTTGCCATCCTCGATCGCTTCATCGCCGCCGGCTTCTGCGTCATCGATACCGCCAACGTCTACTCGACCTGGGTGTCGGGACATCAGGGCGGCGAATCCGAGACGATCATCGGCAACTGGATGAAATCGCGCGGCAATCGCGATCAGGTCGTGATTGCCACCAAGGTCGGCCACGAGATGGACCCCGATCGCAAAGGACTCAAGGCCGACAACATCCTGCGCGAAGTCGAAGCCTCACTCCAGCGCCTGCAAACCGAATACATCGACCTCTACCAGTCGCACACCGATGATCTCGCCACTCCGGTCGCCGAAACGCTTGAGGCTTACCACCGCTTGCTCGACGCTGGCAAGGTGCGCGCCATCGGTGCCTCTAACTTTACCGCCGACCGCCTGCAGGAGTCGCTGCAAACAGCCCGACAGGCGGGCCTCCCCTTATATCAAAGCTTGCAGCCTGAGTACAATTTGTGTGAACGACAGAAGTTTGAAACGACGCTGGAACCCCTTTGCCTCCGTGAACACCTTGGCGTGATTCCTTACTTCGGACTGGCGCGCGGATTTCTGACCGGCAAGTATCGCAGCGCGGCCGACCTCGACCGCAGTCCACGGGGCAAAGGCGTCGCCCGCTACCTCGATCAACGCGGCCTTCGCATCCTGACGGCACTCGATCAGGTAGCTTCTGAACTGCAATCAAAACTTGCGAGCGTTGCGCTCGCGTGGCTGATGGCACGTCCCTCCGTCACCGCCCCGATCTCCAGCGCCACCTCGATCGAACAACTGGAGGACCTGATCGCCGCCGCCGATCTCAAACTCACAACCGACCAACTCGCCCGCCTCACCGCCGCCAGCGCCTACACCGCTTCATAG
- a CDS encoding B12-binding domain-containing radical SAM protein, producing MKIGLIAMSGIRVRDEELVRVGLTLPGFVERSLTIASLPSLGLLTLAALTPPEHQVEYIEMPDIALFDELPDGFDLAAISSYSAQIDEAYELAQRYRERGTKVVIGGPHVTVVPEEALQFCDSVVVGEGEPCWPEVLEDAKAGRLKAVYDARKREYDLTAAPMPAYDLLDIENYNRLTVQTSRGCPHHCEFCAGSILLADHYKQKPIAKVLAEIDKIREIWPHPFIEFADDNSLVNRSYWKELLTAMIPRHLRWFTETDISVAEDEELLTLMRRAGCAQVLIGFESPVVDGLAGLELNNDWKYRRFACYREAIGRIQAHGVTVNGCFVLGLDGHTTAIFDEVYEFVRASELYEVQATVLTPFPGTPLYERLKRDGRLLEPTNWKKCTLFDVNFVPAKMAPEELTRGFRKLIARLYSDEFTAQRRESFKKNLRQFHGEKGGGV from the coding sequence ATGAAAATTGGATTGATTGCGATGAGCGGGATTCGGGTGCGCGACGAGGAACTGGTGCGCGTCGGTTTGACGCTGCCCGGTTTCGTCGAGCGGTCGCTGACGATTGCGTCGCTACCGAGTCTGGGGCTGTTGACACTGGCGGCGTTGACACCGCCGGAGCACCAGGTGGAATACATCGAGATGCCGGACATTGCGCTGTTTGATGAGCTTCCGGACGGCTTCGATCTGGCGGCGATCTCCAGTTACAGCGCGCAAATCGATGAAGCGTATGAGCTCGCGCAACGTTATCGCGAGCGCGGGACGAAGGTGGTGATCGGCGGGCCGCATGTCACCGTCGTTCCTGAGGAAGCGCTGCAATTCTGCGATAGCGTGGTGGTGGGCGAAGGCGAGCCGTGCTGGCCGGAGGTGCTTGAGGATGCCAAGGCGGGCAGGCTGAAGGCGGTCTACGATGCCCGGAAACGGGAGTATGACCTGACGGCGGCGCCGATGCCGGCGTACGATCTGCTTGATATCGAGAATTATAACCGCCTGACAGTGCAGACAAGCCGCGGGTGTCCGCACCATTGCGAATTTTGCGCCGGGTCGATTCTGCTGGCGGACCATTACAAGCAGAAGCCGATTGCGAAGGTGCTGGCGGAGATCGACAAGATTCGGGAAATCTGGCCGCACCCGTTTATTGAGTTCGCCGACGACAACTCGCTGGTCAATCGCAGCTACTGGAAAGAGTTGTTGACGGCGATGATTCCGCGGCACTTGCGTTGGTTCACCGAAACCGACATTTCGGTCGCCGAGGACGAGGAACTGCTGACCCTGATGCGGCGGGCCGGCTGCGCGCAGGTGCTGATCGGTTTTGAGAGTCCGGTGGTCGACGGGCTGGCGGGGCTGGAACTCAACAATGATTGGAAGTACAGGCGGTTTGCGTGCTACCGTGAGGCGATAGGGAGGATTCAGGCGCACGGGGTGACGGTCAACGGTTGTTTCGTGCTGGGTCTGGACGGACACACGACGGCGATCTTTGACGAAGTCTATGAGTTTGTGCGTGCCAGCGAACTTTATGAAGTGCAGGCAACGGTGTTGACACCGTTTCCGGGCACGCCGCTTTATGAGCGATTGAAACGCGACGGGCGGTTGTTGGAGCCGACGAACTGGAAGAAATGCACGTTGTTTGACGTCAATTTCGTACCGGCAAAGATGGCGCCGGAAGAATTGACGCGGGGATTTCGCAAGTTAATCGCGCGCCTGTATAGCGACGAATTCACGGCGCAACGGCGCGAGTCGTTCAAGAAGAACCTCAGGCAATTTCACGGAGAGAAAGGCGGAGGAGTATGA